ccagaactgacaaggtacaaatctgtagttctgcccctgaacaggcagttaacccactgttcctaggccatcattgaaaataagaatttgttcttaactgacttgcctagtaaaataaaggtataaGAAATGGATGGGGCCCTTTCTTGTCAATtggagtagccccccccccctctatctctctctttctataccatccctcccttcctctgtctgtctgccccccgcttcctctgtctttctactctccctccctctgccttatATGGATCATGTTTAATGATGTGGGGAAGAGGCTTTTGTTTCCGGTGCTGACCATGATGGATGTCTTCCTACAGTCAGAAATAACACCAGTCTCTCTCCACTTTTATGGGCCTAATGGGCCTccaatcaatacacacacacaaagagaccagcctcccagatATGTTTCagctgcacgtgtgtgtgtggagtgtttgGGAGTGCATGCATGTGTGATAATGATTAAATGAGAGAAAGATTGGTTGTTTGCAATAATACATATGCAATAGCCAAAAAGCAAACAAGCCAGGATtggttattatattatttacACCATTTCATATTTCAATCTGTAGACATTTATTTAGCAAATGTGTCACCCTCCTGCTAACCCTGTGCTAGAAGCCAGCTATGATTAGtcagtctcttctctctctccatctttctttctctctctcccctcgctctccttatccctcccctTTCATCTCTAGTGTTGCTGGCCATAAAAGCCCAGTAACTGATCATCCTATCCAtcctaacctcctctctctccttcctcccattcCCCCTTCTCCATCCTCATCTTTCCaactcctccctctatcctcaaaTTCTGTCTACTCATCTCTCTATGAATTTCCATCTTTTACcacaccccttccctccctcccttccttcatcTGTCCTTCATTCTAGAGTATATTTCATcatctatcctccatccctcacCTTTATTCCTCTGAAATTTAtttttaataataaataaaaatcctcctccatcacccagtttcccctctctctctccctccttttctcaaTTCCTCATTCCCTTCTCTAACTAGGATGGGTCTATTGTCAGGCCATTACTGTAAAAGAGAAGGAATGTGTTGTTAATAACCTAccaaaataaaggtaataaatcAAGGTAAtgccttctctcttccatccctccatccaccccctcctccccatccctcaccTGGATGTGTCTCTTGCTGATCTGTTGGGTGATGTGGACTCGTCCCGTGCTGGGGTCCACCCCTGCCAGGGGTACCGCCGCCTCCCCGATGACATCATCACGGGCAAAGCGGTCAAAGCTAAGCACCAGGAAGTGCAGCGTGAGGTCAGGCAGTGCACTGTAGGCCACGCCGTAGAACGTAAACGTCTCGTCAAATACTGGCTCCAGAGTCTTCCTCAGAACGCGGGTCTGCAGAGCAATCACTTTTATTTCAGTCTGGTTGCTATTGTGACAGTAGCACTTAAACAGTTACAGTGACACTAACACTTTCTTTTACAATATCAAATAACAGGGATAATGCAGGGCTCTTCAAACTTTTCTTGCCTCATGTTTGCAATAATAAAAACATATGGCGTCATCTTATTTTGATCTAAATCTGTAATAATGATCATTCAAATAATTCAATAATAACAGTATTAGCCTAATCGGGACTGCAACCCTGAATACCTAATCCCTCAACAAAGCAAATCAAAGAAAACAGTGGAAAGGAACAACCCTGTAGGTAGGAAGAAACCTCCAGAGGAACCAGACTCACCTTGACCCGGTGCTTCTTTTCTGGAAGTATGGTCATCTTCACGTAGGGGTCGGAGCTACCCGCCTGCTCGTCCACGGTGGGCAGACCATGGGCGCCAACAATGGTCACCACCAGCGCCTTCTTGGGGAAGTTGTAGTCCACGACCAGGTTGAGGGTACCTAGGGCAGCGGGCGGCATGGTGTTGCCCTCCCCCTGACACGGGGTAAAGGGCGAGGCTGTCTTGCTGGCGTCACAGCTACTGCTTCTGCTGTTACCCCTGGAGCTGCTCTCCAGGCAGCAGTAGTCGGAGCGGATGGGCAGCGCCTTCTCTAACCTAGGCtgtccagcagggggcagtaggtGGCTCATCTGCAGGTTGGTGGAGCTGTTGAGCAGGCCCGTTTCTGGGTCGACGTCCACTAGCAtcacccttcctcctccccctcttcctcgcTCACCATTACGACCCCACTCGACGCCGGATCCGCTGCCATTTCGCGAGGAGCCCGGGCGTCGACCCACACGGACTATCTTCTTGTTACTAAGTGTCTCCGGGTAGATGCTGATTCCCTTGAGCATGTGGATGAACTTGTAGGGCGGATCCACGGCCTGGTCGCAGGGTCCTGATTGGAGCTTGTAGCTGCCCGTCATCTGTCGGTAGCGACGCTGGCAGCAGGTCCAAAGGAAGACAGCCACCGTGACTGAGACCACCAGGACCCCGGCGCCCAGGAAGCCCGCCAGCACCGGGGACACGTCTGAGAAGGGTAGcggaagagaaagagggacagaacaGAGAAAGGTTTTTCATTTGATCTTATCCTTTCCTTTCCATCGTTATAAACCCCATTTCTTCAACACTGATGGGTTGAAAGCCTTATTAAACAGGAAGAACTGAACTTTTTAAAAACTGCCTAAAACAAACAAATGAAGAACACGTGAGATATGACACACAAGGTAGGATACCATCAAAAAGCATCACTCTCTGCCTAAAGTGAGAACATGAAAGGCTGTCAAAAAGATGTGCTAAAAAGCAGGAAAAAGAGGTTCAAAACACAAATAAACCTTAAACGGATGAAATTGATAAATGTGGTAGGATCAAAGGATTTCAGTTTGTCCCTGCTCATGTTTCTTGGGGCCTTGTCAGATGAGGAAGTTGAAGTTGCTGTAATCCTACTGCAACGACTTATAATATGTTTTACACCATGTTTACACGGCGCATTTTGGAAAACACACAACACCACTGACCTCAATTTGGACTgcgagcggtaccggagcgccaagtctaggtccaagaggcttttaaacagtttctacccccaagccataagactcctgaacatctaatcaaattgccacccagactattttcaATGCCCCCCCCTTATTaaaccactgctactctctgctgttattatctatgaatagtcactttagtaactctacctacatgtacatattacctcaactaactatataatctcactattgttattttactgctgctctttaattacttttatttcttatttgtatttttttttaaactgcattgttggttaggggctcgtaagtgagcatttcactgtaaggtctacctacacctgttgtaatcggcgcatgtgactcataaaattggatttgatttcttTCTAAACCCCACTTTGTAAGTTACCTATTAGAATGCGACAATAATTTGTGTCGTTCTGGCTTGGACAAGGCTTATAGTCGCTTTAATACTGACTCGTTCTCTGAGGCCTCTTCGCCAGCCCtgtagtctcacacacacacatacacaccgtaATTAGTGCTGTAATGAGTCCAAATACTAACCTGTGACAGCTCTACCTTGTTATAACTGAACTTCAGTAAAGACCGCAATgtcaaaagtaaaaaaaaaaaaaaaaaactataataGTTTTTGACAGGCTTGCCTTAGAACTATCATTGGCCTAAACTTTTAACAGCAATTTAGCCTGCACATATGGGTACCCTTATGCCCAGTTAAGTGCTATCAGTCATCTACTGATGGTGTAGGTAGATTAAGGTTTGGTGATGCTGGTCACATTTTCTCAGGAACTGATTGACAGAGGCACAATGTCTATCTTTGAGTAAAGCAGTGGGTTCTCTGTCTTGTTGCTAATGTTTAAACTATGTCTGTAATGttatttttgtttactacattacTATGCATGTTGACTACCATGAAAACGTGGTTTCCTTCGCCCTCTCCTTCAATTTAAACCATTTTATTCAAATTAAGCCATTTTCCCCAATAATATTCTGTCTTTCCTtcactgtcctctccctctctctcatttggGTGGCCCTGGCAACAGCGGGGGCCCCTCTCCCGTCGAGCTGGTCGGTCGGAGCTGTTTGGAATTCCGAGTTCACCCCAGAGCGGATGAGAAGAGGATGTGCGTTCCACCGTCTCCACACATAATCAGACTCCAGAAGCCATCGGGAGAGTTGGGGGGTGTTTActcacacactggcacacacactaaGAAACACGGAGCCTGGTATACAGTGTGAGAGTGTTTTCCAGTTAATGGACACCCGTTATTGTCATGTATGGTAATGTGGTGAGGGATGGAAGCCTCTGAAaaagcgtgtctgtgtgtgtgtgtgtgtgtgtggtcaggggTGTGAAGAGTGTAGTATTCAGCACGCGTCATGCGGTCTTGCTCCATCAGGGGCCGGACAGGGACCCGGGGCGTATGTAAGGTTCTGCATACAAATCATCAGTGCACACTATAGAGCAGGGATCTCCAGCACTACTGAGTCTGCAGGCTATCACTCCAGTCCTGCAATAACACACCTGATTTAGCCAATCATTGTCCAGACTGTAGAGATCATGAATGTGTGGATTGTGTGTGCGTTGCGTGCTTGTGTGCGGTTGACAGACACTGCTGTACtgcactgatcacagctataatgAGGCCTCAAGAGCCTCATTATTTCTCTTTTTCTCCTGTGAGTTCTATGTAAAACAACTCAGCAGCAAGGAAAACTGGGAGGTGAACTACACTATACACACTTAGCATAAAGAATGTTCATGCACTTACAGTAAAAACACTCACATATTGCATTCACAAAAAGCCACCGATGCAAATGCATAAAcaactaaataaataaaagccTTGAATTATGCATGCCGTCGTCATGGGAATTGTCATGGAAGTTCAATTCGTTTTTTTTTGTGTAAACGGACCAATTTGCTCACTAATAGGTTTAAAGGGACTATATTACAGTGTAGGCTACGGAATACATAGTTGTTTGTGACTGTTCACTTGTTTACTGTAAAGGCAATCATGTTATATGGTAAGAGCCATTCTGACTTCTGTATGGAGTCAAGTCAGCCTCTAGAATGAGTCATTCTCTATATCTCACTGACCTCTCCTTGGGTCTATGAATGAATACAGATACTGATGAATACAGAGGAATGTCAATGTCTCATTCAACATGATGTGTCTTCCTAACAATGGTATCAACACACTTGGAAATTCAAGTGAAGTGCAGCTCATATTTATGCGTGTCACATGGGGATGTCTGCCAACTGAAGAGATTCCTCCCACCAGAGTTGTGTTCAATAGGACACACGGAAAACAAAAGTCTGTGTTCATGTTGGGCTAGTTCTGGCAGCATCTCTCAGTTTCAAAATGTTTCAGGACATTTTCTCCCTACTGAACACGACCCATGTGTCATGTAAAAGGCGGCGGGATAAGCctgaaactgaaacaagaagccaCACCCACCAATCGACATCCTAATGATttcacttccggcgccgacagagatggccgcctcgcttcgtgttcctaggaaactatgcagtatttagtttttttcccgtgttatttcttacattggtaccccaggtaatcttaggtttcattacatacagttgggaggacctactgaatataagagcagcgtcaacgcaccatcattacaaccaggaatatggCTCTACCGAAGTGGATCttgtgttttgccttccacccaggacaatggatcggatcccagctgaCGAACCAAAACAACGTCACTGTAAAAGGAGCAtatgaagcggtcttctggtcaggctccggagacgggcacatcgcgcaccactccctagcatactactcgccaatgtccagtctcttgacaacaaggttgatgaaattcgagaaagggtagcattccagagagtcatcagagactgtaacgttctttgcttcacggaaacatggctcactcgagagacgctatcggagtcggtgcagccagctggtttcttcatgcatcgcgccgacagaaacaagcatctttctggtaagaagaggggcagggggtatgccttatgattaacgagacgtggt
Above is a genomic segment from Oncorhynchus masou masou isolate Uvic2021 chromosome 12, UVic_Omas_1.1, whole genome shotgun sequence containing:
- the LOC135549897 gene encoding synaptotagmin-11-like, which gives rise to MAEITNLRPAHDVSPVLAGFLGAGVLVVSVTVAVFLWTCCQRRYRQMTGSYKLQSGPCDQAVDPPYKFIHMLKGISIYPETLSNKKIVRVGRRPGSSRNGSGSGVEWGRNGERGRGGGGRVMLVDVDPETGLLNSSTNLQMSHLLPPAGQPRLEKALPIRSDYCCLESSSRGNSRSSSCDASKTASPFTPCQGEGNTMPPAALGTLNLVVDYNFPKKALVVTIVGAHGLPTVDEQAGSSDPYVKMTILPEKKHRVKTRVLRKTLEPVFDETFTFYGVAYSALPDLTLHFLVLSFDRFARDDVIGEAAVPLAGVDPSTGRVHITQQISKRHIQCVSRGELLVSLSYQPVTHRLNVVVLKAKHLPKMDITGLSGNPYVKVNVFYGCKRIAKKKTHVKKCTLNPVFNESFIYDVPTELLADISVEFLVVDFDRTTKNEVVGRLVLGGQSLMHTGVTHWREVCDNPRRQIAKWHNLGEY